In Hevea brasiliensis isolate MT/VB/25A 57/8 chromosome 13, ASM3005281v1, whole genome shotgun sequence, a single genomic region encodes these proteins:
- the LOC110660049 gene encoding leucine-rich repeat receptor protein kinase HPCA1 isoform X1 yields the protein MRCYSEMNPKILVFLLVASLQICSIAARTDIDDVAAVKALKGMWENTPPSWEGQDPCGDQWDGIKCINSRVNSIQLSSMGLKGQLSGYISDLQELQTIDLSYNKDLGGPLPTSIGSLKKLENLIMVGCGFFGPIPDSIGSLQQLVFLSLNSNKFSGQIPPSIGNLSQLFWLDLTDNKLEGPIPISTGTTPGLDMLIKTKHFHLGKNQLSGRIPPELFSSDMRLKHVLFDSNKLTGSIPSTLGLVQTLEVVRLDRNSLTGPVPSNLNKLTNVSDLFLSNNKLSGPLPNLTGMNILSYLDMSNNSFDASNFPPWISTLQSLTTLVMENTQLQGQIPTRFFSLPYLQTVDLSNNTLNGTLDIGTSYRDRLQLIDLRNNLIAEYSPIPGQKQVEVILVNNLVCKETGVSADYCTIPRPNSSNVSLPNNCEPIPCRSNQISSPKCKCAYPYTGLLVFIAPSFSVLDNKTNYILLVQQLMDSFSSKQLPVDSVSISNQRKDPFSYLELKLEVFPSNQDHFNRSVISQIAFVLSNANFNPTKPFGPYFFHGDSYQYFAGEATGSNNSLNTSIIIGAVAGGFALVLLLLLAGVYAYHQKKRAERATERNNPFAHWDSTQSSGAGVPQLKGARCFSFEELKKYTSNFSEANNIGSGGYGKVYRGILPSGELIAIKRAQQISLQGGLEFKTEIELLSRVHHKNLVSLLGFCFDQGEQMLIYEFVPNGSLRDSLSAGKSGTRLDWIRRLKIALGSARGLAYLHELANPPIIHRDIKTTNILLDECLNAKVADFGLSKLMGDTEKGHVTTQVKGTMGYLDPEYYMTQLLTEKSDVYSFGVVMLELLTARKPIERGKYIVREVKMAMDRKKDLYNLHEFLDPGIGLETTLKGLNKFVDLALECVKESGADRPKMGEVVKEIEDILQLAGLNPNNESASTSASYEEAAKGSPRHPYSKDSFDYSGAFPPSKIQPQ from the exons ATGAGGTGTTATTCGGAGATGAATCCAAAAATTCTGGTTTTTCTGTTGGTTGCTTCCCTCCAAATTTGTAGCATAGCAGCACGGACTGACATTGATGATG TTGCTGCAGTGAAGGCTCTTAAGGGTATGTGGGAAAACACACCACCTAGCTGGGAAGGTCAAGACCCTTGTGGAGACCAATGGGACGGCATAAAGTGCATCAATTCACGTGTGAATTCCAT ACAATTGTCAAGTATGGGATTGAAAGGACAGCTGTCTGGATATATCTCAGACTTACAAGAACTTCAAACTAT AGATCTATCATACAACAAGGATTTGGGAGGACCTCTGCCAACATCAATTGGGAGTCTGAAGAAGCTAGAAAACTT AATTATGGTTGGTTGTGGTTTCTTTGGTCCTATCCCCGATTCAATAGGATCACTGCAGCAGCTGGTTTTTTT ATCTCTAAATTCTAATAAATTCAGTGGTCAAATTCCACCTTCAATTGGCAATCTATCTCAACTTTTTTGGCTGGATCTAACTGACAATAAGCTTGAAGGGCCCATCCCCATCTCCACAGGGACTACACCTGGTCTTGATATGCTAATTAAAACAAAACACTT TCATCTTGGAAAGAATCAGCTTTCAGGCAGAATCCCACCTGAACTTTTCAGTTCGGACATGCGTCTCAAACATGT GCTTTTTGACAGCAACAAGCTCACTGGCAGTATTCCTTCTACCCTTGGCCTTGTGCAGACTTTGGAGGTTGT GCGCCTTGACAGGAATTCATTGACTGGACCTGTCCCTTCAAACCTCAACAAACTTACCAATGTCAGTGATTT GTTTTTGTCCAACAATAAATTGAGTGGACCTCTTCCCAACCTTACTGGAATGAATATTCTCAGTTACTT GGACATGAGCAATAATAGTTTTGATGCATCTAATTTTCCACCTTGGATTTCTACCTTGCAGTCTTTGACAACATT AGTGATGGAAAATACACAACTTCAAGGACAAATTCCAACTCGCTTCTTCAGCCTTCCTTATTTACAGACAGT GGATCTAAGTAACAATACACTCAATGGCACTTTAGATATTGGAACAAGCTACAGAGACCGACTGCAACTCATTGATTTAAGAAACAATTTAATTGCTGAGTATTCTCCAATACCAGGACAAAAGCAAGTTGAAGTAAT ACTCGTGAACAACCTAGTTTGCAAGGAAACAGGAGTATCGGCAGATTACTGTACCATTCCCAGACCTAATTCTTCTAATGTGTCACTACCAAATAATTGTGAGCCTATTCCCTGCCGTTCAAATCAGATATCCAGCCCCAAATGTAAATGTGCATATCCATACACAGGACTTCTAGTTTTCATAGCTCCTTCATTCTCAGTCTTGGACAACAAAACAAATTATATTTTACTCGTGCAGCAACTAATGGATTCTTTTAGTTCCAAGCAACTTCCTGTGGATTCAGTTTCTATAAGTAATCAGAGAAAGGATCCATTTTCGTACTTAGAATTAAAACTTGAAGTCTTTCCATCTAACCAAGATCATTTCAATCGAAGTGTTATTTCTCAGATTGCGTTTGTACTAAGCAACGCCAATTTCAATCCTACAAAACCATTTGGACCTTACTTTTTTCATGGAGATTCTTATCAGTATTTTGCTG GAGAGGCTACAGGATCAAACAACTCATTAAACACTAGCATTATCATTGGAGCCGTTGCTGGTGGTTTTGCCCTTGTACTATTGTTGCTTCTTGCAGGGGTTTATGCTTACCATCAAAAGAAGAGAGCAGAAAGAGCAACTGAACGGAACAATCCTTTCG CACACTGGGATTCAACTCAGAGCAGTGGTGCTGGTGTTCCTCAATTAAAAGGGGCCAGATGCTTTTCTTTTGAAGAGCTTAAAAAATACACCAGTAATTTTTCAGAAGCAAATAATATTGGATCTGGTGGTTATGGAAAG GTATATAGAGGAATCCTTCCCAGTGGAGAATTGATTGCCATAAAACGAGCTCAACAAATATCATTGCAGGGTGGGCTAGAATTCAAAACTGAGATTGAACTTCTATCAAGAGTGCATCATAAAAATCTTGTAAGCCTTTTGGGATTTTGCTTTGACCAAGGTGAGCAAATGCTCATTTATGAATTTGTGCCAAATGGGAGTCTCAGGGACAGTCTTTCAG CAGGGAAGTCGGGAACCAGGTTGGACTGGATTAGGAGACTTAAAATAGCCCTTGGTTCAGCCAGAGGTCTGGCATATCTACATGAACTTGCAAACCCTCCCATTATCCATAGGGACATAAAGACCACCAACATACTTTTGGATGAATGCTTAAATGCGAAAGTTGCTGATTTTGGCCTCTCCAAGCTTATGGGTGACACTGAAAAGGGTCATGTTACCACTCAAGTTAAAGGGACAATG GGTTATTTGGATCCTGAATATTACATGACTCAGCTGTTAACTGAGAAGAGTGACGTTTATAGCTTCGGAGTTGTGATGCTAGAGCTACTAACTGCAAGAAAGCCAATAGAACGTGGAAAATACATAGTGAGAGAGGTAAAGATGGCAATGGATAGAAAAAAAGATCTATATAATCTCCATGAATTTCTTGACCCAGGCATTGGTCTAGAAACAACactgaaaggtctgaataagTTTGTGGATCTGGCATTGGAATGTGTGAAAGAGTCAGGAGCAGACAGGCCTAAAATGGGTGAAGTGGTGAAAGAGATAGAGGACATCTTGCAGCTTGCTGGTTTAAACCCCAATAATGAATCGGCATCTACTTCAGCAAGTTACGAGGAAGCAGCCAAGGGAAGTCCTCGTCATCCTTACAGCAAAGATTCCTTTGATTATAGTGGGGCATTTCCACCTTCAAAGATACAGCCTCAATAA
- the LOC110660049 gene encoding leucine-rich repeat receptor protein kinase HPCA1 isoform X4 produces the protein MRCYSEMNPKILVFLLVASLQICSIAARTDIDDVAAVKALKGMWENTPPSWEGQDPCGDQWDGIKCINSRVNSIQLSSMGLKGQLSGYISDLQELQTIDLSYNKDLGGPLPTSIGSLKKLENLIMVGCGFFGPIPDSIGSLQQLVFLSLNSNKFSGQIPPSIGNLSQLFWLDLTDNKLEGPIPISTGTTPGLDMLIKTKHFHLGKNQLSGRIPPELFSSDMRLKHVLFDSNKLTGSIPSTLGLVQTLEVVRLDRNSLTGPVPSNLNKLTNVSDLVMENTQLQGQIPTRFFSLPYLQTVDLSNNTLNGTLDIGTSYRDRLQLIDLRNNLIAEYSPIPGQKQVEVILVNNLVCKETGVSADYCTIPRPNSSNVSLPNNCEPIPCRSNQISSPKCKCAYPYTGLLVFIAPSFSVLDNKTNYILLVQQLMDSFSSKQLPVDSVSISNQRKDPFSYLELKLEVFPSNQDHFNRSVISQIAFVLSNANFNPTKPFGPYFFHGDSYQYFAGEATGSNNSLNTSIIIGAVAGGFALVLLLLLAGVYAYHQKKRAERATERNNPFAHWDSTQSSGAGVPQLKGARCFSFEELKKYTSNFSEANNIGSGGYGKVYRGILPSGELIAIKRAQQISLQGGLEFKTEIELLSRVHHKNLVSLLGFCFDQGEQMLIYEFVPNGSLRDSLSAGKSGTRLDWIRRLKIALGSARGLAYLHELANPPIIHRDIKTTNILLDECLNAKVADFGLSKLMGDTEKGHVTTQVKGTMGYLDPEYYMTQLLTEKSDVYSFGVVMLELLTARKPIERGKYIVREVKMAMDRKKDLYNLHEFLDPGIGLETTLKGLNKFVDLALECVKESGADRPKMGEVVKEIEDILQLAGLNPNNESASTSASYEEAAKGSPRHPYSKDSFDYSGAFPPSKIQPQ, from the exons ATGAGGTGTTATTCGGAGATGAATCCAAAAATTCTGGTTTTTCTGTTGGTTGCTTCCCTCCAAATTTGTAGCATAGCAGCACGGACTGACATTGATGATG TTGCTGCAGTGAAGGCTCTTAAGGGTATGTGGGAAAACACACCACCTAGCTGGGAAGGTCAAGACCCTTGTGGAGACCAATGGGACGGCATAAAGTGCATCAATTCACGTGTGAATTCCAT ACAATTGTCAAGTATGGGATTGAAAGGACAGCTGTCTGGATATATCTCAGACTTACAAGAACTTCAAACTAT AGATCTATCATACAACAAGGATTTGGGAGGACCTCTGCCAACATCAATTGGGAGTCTGAAGAAGCTAGAAAACTT AATTATGGTTGGTTGTGGTTTCTTTGGTCCTATCCCCGATTCAATAGGATCACTGCAGCAGCTGGTTTTTTT ATCTCTAAATTCTAATAAATTCAGTGGTCAAATTCCACCTTCAATTGGCAATCTATCTCAACTTTTTTGGCTGGATCTAACTGACAATAAGCTTGAAGGGCCCATCCCCATCTCCACAGGGACTACACCTGGTCTTGATATGCTAATTAAAACAAAACACTT TCATCTTGGAAAGAATCAGCTTTCAGGCAGAATCCCACCTGAACTTTTCAGTTCGGACATGCGTCTCAAACATGT GCTTTTTGACAGCAACAAGCTCACTGGCAGTATTCCTTCTACCCTTGGCCTTGTGCAGACTTTGGAGGTTGT GCGCCTTGACAGGAATTCATTGACTGGACCTGTCCCTTCAAACCTCAACAAACTTACCAATGTCAGTGATTT AGTGATGGAAAATACACAACTTCAAGGACAAATTCCAACTCGCTTCTTCAGCCTTCCTTATTTACAGACAGT GGATCTAAGTAACAATACACTCAATGGCACTTTAGATATTGGAACAAGCTACAGAGACCGACTGCAACTCATTGATTTAAGAAACAATTTAATTGCTGAGTATTCTCCAATACCAGGACAAAAGCAAGTTGAAGTAAT ACTCGTGAACAACCTAGTTTGCAAGGAAACAGGAGTATCGGCAGATTACTGTACCATTCCCAGACCTAATTCTTCTAATGTGTCACTACCAAATAATTGTGAGCCTATTCCCTGCCGTTCAAATCAGATATCCAGCCCCAAATGTAAATGTGCATATCCATACACAGGACTTCTAGTTTTCATAGCTCCTTCATTCTCAGTCTTGGACAACAAAACAAATTATATTTTACTCGTGCAGCAACTAATGGATTCTTTTAGTTCCAAGCAACTTCCTGTGGATTCAGTTTCTATAAGTAATCAGAGAAAGGATCCATTTTCGTACTTAGAATTAAAACTTGAAGTCTTTCCATCTAACCAAGATCATTTCAATCGAAGTGTTATTTCTCAGATTGCGTTTGTACTAAGCAACGCCAATTTCAATCCTACAAAACCATTTGGACCTTACTTTTTTCATGGAGATTCTTATCAGTATTTTGCTG GAGAGGCTACAGGATCAAACAACTCATTAAACACTAGCATTATCATTGGAGCCGTTGCTGGTGGTTTTGCCCTTGTACTATTGTTGCTTCTTGCAGGGGTTTATGCTTACCATCAAAAGAAGAGAGCAGAAAGAGCAACTGAACGGAACAATCCTTTCG CACACTGGGATTCAACTCAGAGCAGTGGTGCTGGTGTTCCTCAATTAAAAGGGGCCAGATGCTTTTCTTTTGAAGAGCTTAAAAAATACACCAGTAATTTTTCAGAAGCAAATAATATTGGATCTGGTGGTTATGGAAAG GTATATAGAGGAATCCTTCCCAGTGGAGAATTGATTGCCATAAAACGAGCTCAACAAATATCATTGCAGGGTGGGCTAGAATTCAAAACTGAGATTGAACTTCTATCAAGAGTGCATCATAAAAATCTTGTAAGCCTTTTGGGATTTTGCTTTGACCAAGGTGAGCAAATGCTCATTTATGAATTTGTGCCAAATGGGAGTCTCAGGGACAGTCTTTCAG CAGGGAAGTCGGGAACCAGGTTGGACTGGATTAGGAGACTTAAAATAGCCCTTGGTTCAGCCAGAGGTCTGGCATATCTACATGAACTTGCAAACCCTCCCATTATCCATAGGGACATAAAGACCACCAACATACTTTTGGATGAATGCTTAAATGCGAAAGTTGCTGATTTTGGCCTCTCCAAGCTTATGGGTGACACTGAAAAGGGTCATGTTACCACTCAAGTTAAAGGGACAATG GGTTATTTGGATCCTGAATATTACATGACTCAGCTGTTAACTGAGAAGAGTGACGTTTATAGCTTCGGAGTTGTGATGCTAGAGCTACTAACTGCAAGAAAGCCAATAGAACGTGGAAAATACATAGTGAGAGAGGTAAAGATGGCAATGGATAGAAAAAAAGATCTATATAATCTCCATGAATTTCTTGACCCAGGCATTGGTCTAGAAACAACactgaaaggtctgaataagTTTGTGGATCTGGCATTGGAATGTGTGAAAGAGTCAGGAGCAGACAGGCCTAAAATGGGTGAAGTGGTGAAAGAGATAGAGGACATCTTGCAGCTTGCTGGTTTAAACCCCAATAATGAATCGGCATCTACTTCAGCAAGTTACGAGGAAGCAGCCAAGGGAAGTCCTCGTCATCCTTACAGCAAAGATTCCTTTGATTATAGTGGGGCATTTCCACCTTCAAAGATACAGCCTCAATAA
- the LOC110660049 gene encoding leucine-rich repeat receptor protein kinase HPCA1 isoform X2 yields the protein MRCYSEMNPKILVFLLVASLQICSIAARTDIDDVAAVKALKGMWENTPPSWEGQDPCGDQWDGIKCINSRVNSIQLSSMGLKGQLSGYISDLQELQTIDLSYNKDLGGPLPTSIGSLKKLENLIMVGCGFFGPIPDSIGSLQQLVFLSLNSNKFSGQIPPSIGNLSQLFWLDLTDNKLEGPIPISTGTTPGLDMLIKTKHFHLGKNQLSGRIPPELFSSDMRLKHVLFDSNKLTGSIPSTLGLVQTLEVVRLDRNSLTGPVPSNLNKLTNVSDLFLSNNKLSGPLPNLTGMNILSYLDMSNNSFDASNFPPWISTLQSLTTLVMENTQLQGQIPTRFFSLPYLQTVDLSNNTLNGTLDIGTSYRDRLQLIDLRNNLIAEYSPIPGQKQVEVILVNNLVCKETGVSADYCTIPRPNSSNVSLPNNCEPIPCRSNQISSPKCKCAYPYTGLLVFIAPSFSVLDNKTNYILLVQQLMDSFSSKQLPVDSVSISNQRKDPFSYLELKLEVFPSNQDHFNRSVISQIAFVLSNANFNPTKPFGPYFFHGDSYQYFAGEATGSNNSLNTSIIIGAVAGGFALVLLLLLAGVYAYHQKKRAERATERNNPFAHWDSTQSSGAGVPQLKGARCFSFEELKKYTSNFSEANNIGSGGYGKVYRGILPSGELIAIKRAQQISLQGGLEFKTEIELLSRVHHKNLVSLLGFCFDQGEQMLIYEFVPNGSLRDSLSGKSGTRLDWIRRLKIALGSARGLAYLHELANPPIIHRDIKTTNILLDECLNAKVADFGLSKLMGDTEKGHVTTQVKGTMGYLDPEYYMTQLLTEKSDVYSFGVVMLELLTARKPIERGKYIVREVKMAMDRKKDLYNLHEFLDPGIGLETTLKGLNKFVDLALECVKESGADRPKMGEVVKEIEDILQLAGLNPNNESASTSASYEEAAKGSPRHPYSKDSFDYSGAFPPSKIQPQ from the exons ATGAGGTGTTATTCGGAGATGAATCCAAAAATTCTGGTTTTTCTGTTGGTTGCTTCCCTCCAAATTTGTAGCATAGCAGCACGGACTGACATTGATGATG TTGCTGCAGTGAAGGCTCTTAAGGGTATGTGGGAAAACACACCACCTAGCTGGGAAGGTCAAGACCCTTGTGGAGACCAATGGGACGGCATAAAGTGCATCAATTCACGTGTGAATTCCAT ACAATTGTCAAGTATGGGATTGAAAGGACAGCTGTCTGGATATATCTCAGACTTACAAGAACTTCAAACTAT AGATCTATCATACAACAAGGATTTGGGAGGACCTCTGCCAACATCAATTGGGAGTCTGAAGAAGCTAGAAAACTT AATTATGGTTGGTTGTGGTTTCTTTGGTCCTATCCCCGATTCAATAGGATCACTGCAGCAGCTGGTTTTTTT ATCTCTAAATTCTAATAAATTCAGTGGTCAAATTCCACCTTCAATTGGCAATCTATCTCAACTTTTTTGGCTGGATCTAACTGACAATAAGCTTGAAGGGCCCATCCCCATCTCCACAGGGACTACACCTGGTCTTGATATGCTAATTAAAACAAAACACTT TCATCTTGGAAAGAATCAGCTTTCAGGCAGAATCCCACCTGAACTTTTCAGTTCGGACATGCGTCTCAAACATGT GCTTTTTGACAGCAACAAGCTCACTGGCAGTATTCCTTCTACCCTTGGCCTTGTGCAGACTTTGGAGGTTGT GCGCCTTGACAGGAATTCATTGACTGGACCTGTCCCTTCAAACCTCAACAAACTTACCAATGTCAGTGATTT GTTTTTGTCCAACAATAAATTGAGTGGACCTCTTCCCAACCTTACTGGAATGAATATTCTCAGTTACTT GGACATGAGCAATAATAGTTTTGATGCATCTAATTTTCCACCTTGGATTTCTACCTTGCAGTCTTTGACAACATT AGTGATGGAAAATACACAACTTCAAGGACAAATTCCAACTCGCTTCTTCAGCCTTCCTTATTTACAGACAGT GGATCTAAGTAACAATACACTCAATGGCACTTTAGATATTGGAACAAGCTACAGAGACCGACTGCAACTCATTGATTTAAGAAACAATTTAATTGCTGAGTATTCTCCAATACCAGGACAAAAGCAAGTTGAAGTAAT ACTCGTGAACAACCTAGTTTGCAAGGAAACAGGAGTATCGGCAGATTACTGTACCATTCCCAGACCTAATTCTTCTAATGTGTCACTACCAAATAATTGTGAGCCTATTCCCTGCCGTTCAAATCAGATATCCAGCCCCAAATGTAAATGTGCATATCCATACACAGGACTTCTAGTTTTCATAGCTCCTTCATTCTCAGTCTTGGACAACAAAACAAATTATATTTTACTCGTGCAGCAACTAATGGATTCTTTTAGTTCCAAGCAACTTCCTGTGGATTCAGTTTCTATAAGTAATCAGAGAAAGGATCCATTTTCGTACTTAGAATTAAAACTTGAAGTCTTTCCATCTAACCAAGATCATTTCAATCGAAGTGTTATTTCTCAGATTGCGTTTGTACTAAGCAACGCCAATTTCAATCCTACAAAACCATTTGGACCTTACTTTTTTCATGGAGATTCTTATCAGTATTTTGCTG GAGAGGCTACAGGATCAAACAACTCATTAAACACTAGCATTATCATTGGAGCCGTTGCTGGTGGTTTTGCCCTTGTACTATTGTTGCTTCTTGCAGGGGTTTATGCTTACCATCAAAAGAAGAGAGCAGAAAGAGCAACTGAACGGAACAATCCTTTCG CACACTGGGATTCAACTCAGAGCAGTGGTGCTGGTGTTCCTCAATTAAAAGGGGCCAGATGCTTTTCTTTTGAAGAGCTTAAAAAATACACCAGTAATTTTTCAGAAGCAAATAATATTGGATCTGGTGGTTATGGAAAG GTATATAGAGGAATCCTTCCCAGTGGAGAATTGATTGCCATAAAACGAGCTCAACAAATATCATTGCAGGGTGGGCTAGAATTCAAAACTGAGATTGAACTTCTATCAAGAGTGCATCATAAAAATCTTGTAAGCCTTTTGGGATTTTGCTTTGACCAAGGTGAGCAAATGCTCATTTATGAATTTGTGCCAAATGGGAGTCTCAGGGACAGTCTTTCAG GGAAGTCGGGAACCAGGTTGGACTGGATTAGGAGACTTAAAATAGCCCTTGGTTCAGCCAGAGGTCTGGCATATCTACATGAACTTGCAAACCCTCCCATTATCCATAGGGACATAAAGACCACCAACATACTTTTGGATGAATGCTTAAATGCGAAAGTTGCTGATTTTGGCCTCTCCAAGCTTATGGGTGACACTGAAAAGGGTCATGTTACCACTCAAGTTAAAGGGACAATG GGTTATTTGGATCCTGAATATTACATGACTCAGCTGTTAACTGAGAAGAGTGACGTTTATAGCTTCGGAGTTGTGATGCTAGAGCTACTAACTGCAAGAAAGCCAATAGAACGTGGAAAATACATAGTGAGAGAGGTAAAGATGGCAATGGATAGAAAAAAAGATCTATATAATCTCCATGAATTTCTTGACCCAGGCATTGGTCTAGAAACAACactgaaaggtctgaataagTTTGTGGATCTGGCATTGGAATGTGTGAAAGAGTCAGGAGCAGACAGGCCTAAAATGGGTGAAGTGGTGAAAGAGATAGAGGACATCTTGCAGCTTGCTGGTTTAAACCCCAATAATGAATCGGCATCTACTTCAGCAAGTTACGAGGAAGCAGCCAAGGGAAGTCCTCGTCATCCTTACAGCAAAGATTCCTTTGATTATAGTGGGGCATTTCCACCTTCAAAGATACAGCCTCAATAA